The genome window TTTGAAACGGTAACAGAGACGCAAAAAACGGACGAAGGCTTTCACGTGACCACAGTGGATCGCTTTGGAGAGACACATACATATGATACGAAGAATCTCATTATTGCGACGGGCTATTTCGACAATCCAAACCGGCTGAATGTTCCAGGCGAGGATCTGCCCAAGGTCTCTTCCTTTTACAAAGAGGCGCACCCCTATGCCGGGCTTCCTGTCGCGATCGTCGGGGGGAATAACTCCGCTGTAGATGCTGCGATGGAGCTGGAGCGGGCAGGAGCAGAAGTAACGGTCATATGCCGGAGAACAGAGCTGTCCGACAAAGTAAAAGCATGGACGCGGCCCGTTTTTGAGAGCTTGATCAATAAAGGGCGAATTCGCATGATGTTTGGCTCGGTTGTCGATTCCATCGAAGAGCGCTTGATCCGGGTGAAAACGGGAGAAGAAGTGGTGGAGCTGGAAAACGATCATGTCTTCGCGCTGATCGGGTACCGCCCGGATCGATCCTTTTTACAATCACTCGGAGTAAAGATCGATCCGGAGACGGGTTCCCCGCAGCATCATCCGGAAACGATGGAGACCAACGTGCCGGGTCTGTACATTGCGGGCGTAATTGCAGCGGGGCATCGCGCCAACGCCATCTTCATCGAAAACGGCA of Brevibacillus choshinensis contains these proteins:
- a CDS encoding YpdA family putative bacillithiol disulfide reductase, encoding MEDVLIVGAGPCGLAAAIACKRAGLNPINIEKGSLVHSIYRYPTYMIFHSTAELLEIGGIPFSTPNEKPTRQEALQYYRLVAKREGLRINSFETVTETQKTDEGFHVTTVDRFGETHTYDTKNLIIATGYFDNPNRLNVPGEDLPKVSSFYKEAHPYAGLPVAIVGGNNSAVDAAMELERAGAEVTVICRRTELSDKVKAWTRPVFESLINKGRIRMMFGSVVDSIEERLIRVKTGEEVVELENDHVFALIGYRPDRSFLQSLGVKIDPETGSPQHHPETMETNVPGLYIAGVIAAGHRANAIFIENGRFHGEGIARHITSRLAR